ACGGATCCGGCCGCTGTTTTTCATCCTTTTATCATCCATCTGGTCTGTGAATACAGCTTTATAGGTCCGGACCGATTTTTGAAAAAATTCTTCCGTCAGAAGAGATGTTGTGGTATCAATATTTTTTTTCTGATCTGTATAAAATTCGACCGTGACTTTTGTTTTAAAATAAGCATTGACAATATCCGTCAACGAGAGGATTTCCTCTTTGAAGGCTGAATGATTCCCCTGGTAGGAAAATGAAGCAACGTTCATAAAACCACTTAATATGTTACATCAAACACAGGATCCGTAAGTTGGTAATCCCCGAATCCGGTGTAATCCATAAAGACAAATTGTCTGTTCAGATTATGATAATACCAGATGATATAAGGTTTCGTTGACAGATCAAAGGTGTGTTGTTCCACGTCATCAGGCTCGCCAAAAATTGTATATATCATGCCGCGGTCACTTTCCCACCCATCGAGAAACCCGGAAAATTGTTGATTGGCCAGCTCGATTCTATGAAAATATTCATTCATCAATTCATTGTTTCGTGTGGTGGGAGACGGGTCATTTCGTTTCCAATAATCCTGAAAAAGCTTTTTCTGTTCATCTCCGGTGGTATTCAGCATTTTCTGGTACTCATCAGCCTGAATAAAATTGGTCATACGTAAATAGCGCATCTGACGCACAGCCAGATCCAGATCATGAATCAGGGTGGACATATCCTCCCAGCGTATTTGAAACCGGGTGGAACGCCTGATTTCTTCATCATCAATCATGGCTGACAATTCAAGTGTATATGTTTTATATCCCAGTTCATCAATGGAGACGGGAAAGGCATAATCGCGGGGACTCTTTTTCAGGTTGACAAAGAAATATCCTTCACGGATTTTTTTTCCATCGTCAAAAATCCGGAAAGTAAATTTTTCTTTTCCTTCTTTTCCGGCGGCAGAAAAAATAAACCGGATATACCGGACCGGGGGATTTTGGGTACTATCCACGTGGATGGGTTCATCGGCCGGGAAAACCTCACCCAGGGACCATGCCATATCCTTGAACAAAGATAATTCAGCAGTAAACTCCTTCTTCCCTTTTCGCTGAGTGAATATATCTGCCACATAGACTACAACTTCCATATCCTCTGTGTTTAAATCATAGGTTTTTTTTAATTCCGTGAATTGATTTGATGCTATGGATTTATCATAGGAACGGGTTGTGATGGTTTCAAACCAGGTATCGCCGGCAATTTTTTTGCCGTCATGTAAAATCGAAATGGTTACATCCAGTCTTGCTTCAAAATCTTCACCGCTTTTCTTAAAAAGAATCGATTTATTGGGGACCTTGATGGTCATTTCAAGCTGTCCGTATCCCGCTTTATCCGAAGGTCTTATTCTATGATCCACCTGAAAACGAATGGGTTCTTCGTCTCGGTTTGCAGCGAAAAGAACAGAGGCTCCTGCAAGTAAAATTAGTAGCAGTATTTTATTTATATATTTCATAGCGGGTTAATCCCTGGTCTGTTCCAATATATAAGATATTATCGGATATTTCCAATGTCTGTATTGTATTGCTGCAAAGGCCTTCCTCCTGTGTAAGGTGTGCTGTTTGTTCTGTTTTGAGATTGTACGAGAAAAGTCCCTGATTCGTTCCGACCCATACATTCGATGTATCACAGGCAATATCGGTAATCCGGATTCCCCGCCTTAAGCCGGTAACAGGCAACGTGCGGACCGATTCCAGCCGGGGATCGGATTCCATAATGAATACATCATCACACCAGTAAATATGTTTCCCATTCTCAGTTAAATGGTTCACACCATACCGGATATTGATGAAATTCTTTCTGAAATTCAGATGATTGGTATCAGAAACCTCATAGACCATAATGCCTGAATAGGATCCAAGGTATAAATAATTCTTTATTTGAAGACCGGTTTGAATTTTAATGGGAATATCCTGAACCGGGCGGATATACAACTCTTTCAAATCAATCTCAAAAACACCGGTTTCGGCTAAAATCCAACCTGTACGGCCCTGTTGAACCACGTCATGGACGGTATTGATAAGTCCTACCCCAGGTGTGATGGTTTGAAAATTATCGTCACCAGGGCCGGATACAATGATTGAATGATCTGTGATGACAAGGAGAGTATCGTGGTATTGCATAAATCCCCGGACGGACTGATTGCCCAACACAGCCACATCATCATCATCGATCCACTGAAACACCTGGAACTCCTCACGGGTTTCAGTCCAACCGTTCCGGTCATCCAATCCCTTGTAATCAATTCCATGACCTATAAATACCTGATCTCCGCTGGCAAAACACCGGGTCACGTTGTCGTTTAACAAACCATAGGGCTGATGTTCAACAATTCTGACCGTTTTGTCACCGCTGTATAGTCCATTTCCCAGTGTACCCATCCACAGATTTTGGGAATTTCCGTATACTGAAAATGCGATGGGATATTTTACGAAAGGGCTTTTCACAACTGAACCCTCTGTGTCAATAAAATATTCTCCGGTAAACTGCACCTGATATAAATCCATCTCAATACCCGAGACAGACCAGTTAATTTTCATATCTTGAACATGGATTTTTTTGATAGAATTTCCTGTGTAGGGATCCAATTCCACAATTCCGTCGTATGTATCGGCAAAAAGCCTGTTTCCATCACTTCCAATCCGTTTACAGTATCCCTGAAAATCAATTTTCTCCCATTGAAAGGCTGCATCCCCATATAAGACATACAGGTCTTTGTTCACAGCAGCCCACAGATAACCTGTAGCCCGGTGATAATAGATAGTCCGGATATCAGTGTCCGGAAGCCCCATAGGGCGGTTCATCGGTTTTTGCCATTGACGGAAAAGATGGGAATAGACAATCACTCCGTTATTCGTAGCAAAATACGTCCTGTCATCTGATTGTGACATGGAATATAAATAACGAAAAGAGTGATAATTGGTCATTTTTTCTGAATAATGGGGACTGACAGCATAGAGTGGAGAGATCAGTATCCACAGCAGGAATAGTGTCAGGATATTTATACGTTTCATCAAAGCCTCATCAGGAAAGGTAAGGAAACATTCTATACGAATTAAAGAAAATTATGGCTCATTTCTTTCAGGGCATCAAGTGTAATGGGAATAATACCCACTTCTTCACACACTTTGCCGGCGGCAAGATTTGCCATCACGGTGCTGACCCTAAGAGAATACCCGGCCGAGGAAAAAAGGGCAACTGTAGAAATAACCGTATCTCCGGCACCGGTCACATCATGAATTTTCCGAGCCCGGGTAGGGATTTTCAAACAGGTGTCCGATGTTTCCAACAGAACCATCCCATCTTCGCCCAGCGTGATTAGAACATTCTCAGCTTTTAATATTCTGCGAATTTCCCGTGCTGCAAGACAGGCATCATCCGGTGAATTAATTTTGATGTGGAGCAGATCCTCTGCTTCTTTCCGATTGGGTTTAAACAAGAAAACCTGATGATAGAGCCGGTAGTTTTCAAATTTGGGATCGATAAATACCGGAATTTTGAATTTCTTACAGATGGGCAACACACTTTTAATCAGTCCGGGGGATAACACACCCTTGTTATAATCCTGAAGAATCACGGCATTCAGAGAATCCGCCTGCTCCTGAAACCTGCGGGTTAAATCTTGGCATACCTTCTCGTGAATCCATGTTTTTTCTTCATGATCCATCCGAAGCAACTGTTGTCCATCACTCAGGACACGTGTCTTGGTGGTTGTGGGCCGGTCATTTACGGTTACCAATCCGTCGGTATTGACATGATCTTCAGCAAAGAGCCCCTTCAGTTCTTCTCCCTGCTGATCTTGTCCCATAATGCCGAAAATAGAACAGGACGCTCCCAGGGACCGGATATTCCGGCAAACATTGGCAGCACCGCCTGGTTTTATGACAGATGACCGGATATCCACGATGGGCACCGGCGCTTCGGGGGAAATCCGTGAGACTTTACCTTCATGATACACATCCAGCATCACATCCCCAATCACACCGATACGGAGCTTGCTGAAACGCTTCTCAGCATCTTTAAAATCCACGTGTCTGATCAGGTCAATCAACGAGGCATTCTCCGTCCATCTCGAGAGGTTTCGGCACATCCAGCCATTTCAGCATGGTCGGCGCGATATCCGCCAATTTACCGTCTTTTTTGAATGTATAAGATTGAATCTCCGGTTCCACAATCATAAAGGGGACTTTGTTCATGGAGTGCTGGGTGTGAGGTTGTTTGTTTTTGGCGTCCCACATCTCTTCGCAATTTCCATGATCGGCTGTCACAAAAACGGTCCCCCCCTTTTCATTAAAAAGGTTGATAATTTCGCCGATGCGTGTATCCAGGTATTCCATGGCTTTTATTGCCGCTTCCAGCACGCCGGTATGGCCAACCATATCCCCATTGGCATAGTTTAGAATAATCACATCGTAAGTATCACTTGTAATGGCTTCAATTAGTTTATCGCTGACTTCTGGTGCACTCATTTCCGGTTTCAGGTCGTAGGTTGCCACCTTGGGAGAAGGCACCAGAATCCGTTCCTCGCCTTCAAATTGTTTTTCCTCACCACCATTGAAAAAGTAGGTCACATGGGCATATTTCTCAGTTTCCGCAATGCGAAGCTGTTTCATTCCGGCCTTGCTCACCACTTCCCCGAAGATATTGTAAAGCTTTTGTTTGTCGAAAAGAACAGGATAGGGAAATTCAGCCTGATACCGGGTCATGGTCACATAATTCAATCCCAGTTTGCGTGTCCGGAATTCTGAAAAATCAGGATCATTCAATGCAATGGCGATTTCACGCATCCTGTCCGCCCTGAAATTATAGGTTAGTACCGTATCCCCGGGAATAATCAATCCATTATAACCCGGATTTTTTACCACAGCCGGATCCATAAATTCATCAGTGATTTTTTCTTTATATTTCTTTTCCATATATGCGACGGGATCCTGCACATGTTCACCCACTCCTTCAGTCAGCATCCGGTAAGCTTTTTCAATTCGCTCCCACCGTTTATCCCGGTCCATCCCGTAATACCGCCCGATAATGGTAGATAATTTGCCGATTTTATGCTCTTTCATAAAATCAAGCAGATCCCGAATATAGTTTACTCCACTGTTGGGAGGTGTATCCCGGCCATCCATCAGGGCATGGACATACACTTCTTTAAGACCGTCTTTTTTAAGTTCCAGTATGATATTTTTCAGATGGGAAATCTGGGAATGAACTCCCGCATCCGAAAGGAGTCCCATAAGATGAAAACGACTTGTCCGTGATTTACATACATTCACACATTTCCGGTATACGGGATTGTCTCTGAAAGTCTCCTTTTCTAAAGATTCATCTATACGAACCAAATCCTGTTTGACAATCCGGCCGGCACCAATATTTAAATGCCCCACTTCTGAATTGCCCATC
This window of the Candidatus Neomarinimicrobiota bacterium genome carries:
- the rfaE1 gene encoding D-glycero-beta-D-manno-heptose-7-phosphate kinase, giving the protein MIDLIRHVDFKDAEKRFSKLRIGVIGDVMLDVYHEGKVSRISPEAPVPIVDIRSSVIKPGGAANVCRNIRSLGASCSIFGIMGQDQQGEELKGLFAEDHVNTDGLVTVNDRPTTTKTRVLSDGQQLLRMDHEEKTWIHEKVCQDLTRRFQEQADSLNAVILQDYNKGVLSPGLIKSVLPICKKFKIPVFIDPKFENYRLYHQVFLFKPNRKEAEDLLHIKINSPDDACLAAREIRRILKAENVLITLGEDGMVLLETSDTCLKIPTRARKIHDVTGAGDTVISTVALFSSAGYSLRVSTVMANLAAGKVCEEVGIIPITLDALKEMSHNFL
- the gpmI gene encoding 2,3-bisphosphoglycerate-independent phosphoglycerate mutase, whose product is MPNKVLLMILDGYGLREEKENNATKLADTPNLNKLFKERPWTSLTCNGKAVGLPDGVMGNSEVGHLNIGAGRIVKQDLVRIDESLEKETFRDNPVYRKCVNVCKSRTSRFHLMGLLSDAGVHSQISHLKNIILELKKDGLKEVYVHALMDGRDTPPNSGVNYIRDLLDFMKEHKIGKLSTIIGRYYGMDRDKRWERIEKAYRMLTEGVGEHVQDPVAYMEKKYKEKITDEFMDPAVVKNPGYNGLIIPGDTVLTYNFRADRMREIAIALNDPDFSEFRTRKLGLNYVTMTRYQAEFPYPVLFDKQKLYNIFGEVVSKAGMKQLRIAETEKYAHVTYFFNGGEEKQFEGEERILVPSPKVATYDLKPEMSAPEVSDKLIEAITSDTYDVIILNYANGDMVGHTGVLEAAIKAMEYLDTRIGEIINLFNEKGGTVFVTADHGNCEEMWDAKNKQPHTQHSMNKVPFMIVEPEIQSYTFKKDGKLADIAPTMLKWLDVPKPLEMDGECLVD